The following proteins are co-located in the Thermus hydrothermalis genome:
- a CDS encoding YpdA family putative bacillithiol disulfide reductase, translated as MVDVLVVGAGPVGLACAIEAKRHGLSHLVLEKGTVAETIYRFPRNMLFFSESKNIEIGGHPLVSHGPKPTRREALLYYQRVAEREALNVLTYTEVLRIQGQEGAFQVFARGRQGEKTFLARYVVLATGYYGNPNRLGVPGEDLPHVLHRYEEGEAFFGRKVAVVGGSNSAVEAALELYRAGAKVVLVHRGKWVRPSVKYWLLPDFENRVKEGSIEAFMEAEVEAITLEGLWLRRPAGRVFLEADFVLVLIGYRAEDRLLREAGVVYEGEKPRLSPELETSIPGLFAVGSCAFGPDTRSVFIENGREHARLALFAIAKRLGPLTPPRGAGYP; from the coding sequence ATGGTGGACGTGTTGGTGGTGGGGGCGGGTCCCGTGGGGCTTGCCTGCGCCATAGAGGCCAAGCGCCATGGGCTTTCCCACCTGGTGTTGGAAAAGGGCACGGTGGCGGAAACCATCTACCGCTTTCCCCGGAACATGCTCTTTTTCTCCGAGAGCAAGAACATAGAGATCGGGGGCCACCCCTTGGTGTCCCACGGCCCCAAGCCCACCCGCAGGGAGGCCCTCCTCTACTACCAGCGCGTGGCGGAGCGGGAGGCCTTGAACGTCCTCACCTACACGGAGGTTCTCCGCATCCAAGGCCAGGAGGGGGCCTTTCAGGTTTTCGCCCGGGGACGGCAAGGGGAGAAGACCTTCCTCGCCCGCTACGTGGTCCTGGCCACGGGCTACTACGGCAACCCCAACCGCCTGGGCGTGCCCGGGGAGGACCTGCCCCACGTCCTGCACCGCTACGAGGAGGGGGAGGCCTTCTTCGGCCGCAAGGTGGCGGTGGTAGGGGGGAGCAACTCGGCGGTGGAGGCGGCTTTGGAGCTTTACCGGGCTGGGGCGAAGGTGGTCTTGGTCCACCGGGGGAAGTGGGTGCGCCCTAGCGTCAAGTACTGGCTTCTTCCCGATTTTGAAAACCGGGTGAAAGAGGGGAGCATAGAGGCCTTCATGGAGGCGGAGGTGGAGGCGATTACCCTCGAGGGCCTCTGGCTTAGGCGCCCCGCTGGGCGGGTCTTCTTGGAGGCGGACTTCGTGCTGGTCCTCATCGGCTACCGGGCCGAGGACCGCCTGCTGCGGGAGGCCGGTGTGGTTTACGAAGGGGAAAAGCCTCGCCTAAGCCCTGAGTTGGAAACCTCCATTCCGGGCCTCTTCGCCGTGGGCTCCTGCGCCTTTGGCCCCGACACCCGCTCGGTGTTCATAGAAAACGGCCGGGAGCACGCCAGGCTGGCCCTCTTTGCCATCGCCAAGCGGCTTGGCCCCTTGACACCCCCGCGGGGTGCGGGCTATCCTTAG
- a CDS encoding TerC family protein: MEWLANPEVWIALVTLTVLEVVLGVDNVIFISILASKLPKEEQDRARVLGLSLAAVTRILFLLSIAWIMALKKPLFALLGHEVTGKDLVLMAGGLFLIYKSVKEIHEKLEGEPGHAVKRVAPSFASVIAQVLLLDIVFSIDSVITAVGLTRYVPVMVAAILISVAIMLLASKGIYAFVNEHPTVKMLALSFLLLIGFTLVAEGTGVHIPKGYVYFAMGFAVFVEWLNLRAGLRGKPVKLHQPYEEEG, encoded by the coding sequence ATGGAGTGGCTCGCTAACCCCGAGGTCTGGATCGCCCTCGTCACCCTCACGGTGCTGGAGGTGGTCCTGGGCGTGGACAACGTGATCTTTATCAGCATCCTGGCCTCTAAGCTTCCCAAAGAGGAGCAGGACCGGGCCCGGGTTCTGGGCCTGAGCCTGGCGGCGGTGACCCGCATCCTCTTCCTCCTCTCCATCGCCTGGATCATGGCGCTTAAGAAACCCCTCTTCGCCCTTTTGGGCCACGAGGTCACGGGGAAGGACCTGGTCCTGATGGCTGGGGGGCTTTTCCTCATCTACAAGTCGGTGAAGGAAATCCACGAGAAGCTGGAAGGGGAGCCGGGGCATGCGGTGAAGCGGGTGGCTCCGAGCTTCGCCAGCGTCATCGCCCAGGTCCTCCTGCTGGACATCGTCTTCTCCATTGACTCCGTGATCACCGCCGTGGGCCTCACCCGCTATGTGCCCGTGATGGTGGCGGCCATCCTCATCTCCGTGGCCATCATGCTCCTCGCCTCCAAGGGCATCTACGCCTTCGTGAACGAGCACCCCACGGTGAAGATGCTCGCCCTAAGCTTCCTCCTCCTCATCGGCTTCACCCTGGTGGCGGAAGGAACAGGGGTTCACATCCCCAAGGGCTACGTCTACTTCGCCATGGGCTTCGCCGTCTTCGTGGAGTGGCTGAACCTGCGGGCGGGGCTCAGGGGCAAGCCCGTGAAGCTCCACCAGCCGTATGAAGAGGAAGGGTAA
- the fumC gene encoding class II fumarate hydratase: MEYRIERDTMGEVKVPADKYWGAQTQRSLEHFKIGAWRFRMPIEVIRAYGMLKKAAARANLELGELPEEIAKAIIQAAEEVVQGKLDEHFPLVVFQTGSGTQTNMNVNEVIANRASEILGKPLGSKYVHPNDHVNRGQSSNDTFPTAMYVATALALHQRLYPAAEALIATFEEKAKAFDTIVKTGRTHLMDAVPITLGQEVGSWAAQLRNTLGMVKEAGKGLYNLAIGGTAVGTGLNAHPRFGELVAQYLAEETGLPFRVAENRFAALAAHDELAHVMGALRTLAGALMKIGNDIRWLASGPYGGIGEIFIPANEPGSSIMPGKVNPTQVEALTMVVVRVYGNDHAVAFAASQGNFQLNVYKPVMVDAALESIKLLADAMESFDEHLAKGIEPNLERIEEHLQKNPMLATALNKAIGYDKAAEIVKKAIKEKKSLKQAALELGYLTEEEFDRIVVPLKLAKPHEG, translated from the coding sequence ATGGAATACCGGATTGAGCGGGACACCATGGGCGAGGTGAAGGTGCCGGCGGACAAGTACTGGGGGGCCCAGACCCAGCGTTCCCTGGAGCATTTTAAGATTGGGGCCTGGCGTTTCCGCATGCCCATAGAGGTCATAAGGGCCTACGGCATGCTGAAAAAGGCCGCCGCCAGAGCCAACCTGGAACTTGGGGAGCTTCCCGAGGAAATCGCCAAGGCCATCATCCAGGCGGCGGAAGAAGTGGTCCAGGGCAAGCTGGACGAGCACTTCCCCCTGGTGGTCTTCCAGACGGGTTCGGGCACCCAGACCAACATGAACGTGAACGAGGTCATCGCCAACCGGGCCTCGGAGATCTTGGGAAAGCCCCTTGGGAGCAAGTACGTCCACCCCAACGACCACGTGAACCGGGGCCAGAGCTCCAACGACACCTTCCCCACCGCCATGTACGTGGCCACGGCCCTGGCCCTTCACCAACGGCTCTACCCGGCGGCGGAAGCCCTCATCGCCACCTTTGAGGAGAAGGCCAAGGCCTTTGACACCATCGTCAAAACCGGGCGCACCCACCTTATGGACGCCGTGCCCATCACCTTGGGGCAGGAGGTGGGAAGCTGGGCGGCGCAACTTAGGAACACCCTGGGCATGGTGAAGGAGGCGGGAAAGGGCCTCTACAACCTCGCCATCGGCGGCACCGCCGTGGGCACGGGGCTCAACGCCCACCCCCGCTTCGGCGAGCTGGTGGCCCAGTACCTGGCGGAGGAGACGGGCCTTCCCTTCCGGGTGGCGGAAAACCGCTTCGCCGCCTTGGCCGCCCACGACGAGCTTGCCCACGTGATGGGGGCTTTGCGCACCCTGGCCGGGGCCCTGATGAAGATCGGGAACGATATCCGCTGGCTGGCCTCGGGGCCTTACGGGGGGATTGGGGAGATCTTCATCCCCGCCAACGAGCCCGGCTCCTCCATCATGCCCGGCAAGGTGAACCCCACCCAGGTGGAGGCCCTCACCATGGTGGTGGTGCGGGTCTACGGCAACGACCACGCCGTGGCCTTTGCCGCAAGCCAGGGGAACTTCCAGCTCAACGTCTACAAGCCGGTGATGGTGGACGCCGCCCTCGAGTCCATCAAGCTCCTGGCGGACGCCATGGAATCCTTTGACGAGCACCTGGCCAAGGGGATTGAGCCCAACCTGGAGCGGATTGAGGAGCACCTGCAGAAAAACCCCATGCTGGCCACCGCCCTCAACAAGGCCATCGGCTACGACAAGGCGGCGGAGATTGTGAAGAAGGCCATCAAGGAGAAGAAGTCCTTGAAGCAGGCGGCCTTGGAGCTGGGCTACCTTACCGAAGAGGAGTTTGACCGCATCGTGGTGCCCCTAAAGCTCGCCAAGCCCCACGAGGGCTAG
- a CDS encoding superoxide dismutase has protein sequence MPYPFKLPELGYPYEALEPHIDAQTMEIHHQKHHGAYVNNLNAALEKYPYLHGAELEVLLRHLAALPQDIQMAVRNNGGGHLNHSLFWQLLTPGGAKEPVGELKKAIDEQLGGFQALKEKLTQAAMGRFGSGWAWLVKDPFGKLHVLSTPNQDNPVMEGFTPIVGIDVWEHAYYLKYQNRRADYLQAIWNVLNWDVAEAFYKKA, from the coding sequence ATGCCGTACCCGTTCAAGCTACCCGAACTCGGTTACCCCTACGAGGCCCTGGAGCCCCACATTGACGCCCAGACCATGGAGATCCACCACCAGAAGCACCACGGGGCCTACGTGAACAACCTCAACGCCGCCCTGGAAAAGTACCCCTACCTGCACGGGGCCGAACTGGAGGTGCTCCTCCGCCATTTGGCCGCCTTGCCCCAGGACATCCAGATGGCGGTGCGCAACAACGGGGGCGGGCACCTGAACCATAGCCTTTTCTGGCAACTCCTTACCCCGGGCGGGGCCAAGGAGCCCGTGGGGGAGCTCAAGAAGGCCATTGACGAGCAGCTGGGCGGCTTCCAGGCCCTAAAGGAGAAGCTCACCCAGGCGGCCATGGGCCGCTTCGGCTCGGGCTGGGCCTGGCTCGTGAAGGACCCCTTCGGCAAGCTCCACGTCCTCTCCACCCCCAACCAGGACAACCCCGTGATGGAGGGCTTCACCCCCATCGTGGGCATTGACGTTTGGGAGCACGCCTACTACCTGAAGTACCAAAACCGCCGGGCGGACTACCTCCAGGCCATCTGGAACGTGCTCAACTGGGACGTGGCGGAGGCCTTCTACAAGAAGGCCTAA
- the mqnB gene encoding futalosine hydrolase, whose amino-acid sequence MWLLLSPTALEAPFLRGEPFAFLGRKGLRGEGFVYLETGIGKVNAALALALWAATHEVEKALLFGIAGAYPGSGLRPGDLVLVGEEVEADLGLKEGLAPLGFPALELGEKLYFFNRFPLDPGLTQSLAQSLGLRVVTGLTRDLVSEGLEEALALASRWNAALENMEGAAFARACLALGIRGAELRAISNPAGVRDKGAWRVKEAVAALEEALARLLEG is encoded by the coding sequence GTGTGGCTCCTCCTTTCCCCCACGGCCCTCGAGGCCCCCTTCCTCCGGGGCGAGCCCTTCGCCTTCCTCGGGCGGAAGGGGCTTAGGGGGGAGGGGTTCGTCTACCTGGAAACGGGCATCGGCAAGGTCAATGCCGCCCTCGCCCTGGCCCTTTGGGCGGCCACCCACGAGGTGGAAAAGGCCCTCCTTTTCGGCATCGCCGGGGCCTACCCGGGTAGCGGCCTCCGCCCGGGGGATCTGGTCCTGGTGGGGGAGGAGGTAGAGGCGGACCTGGGGCTAAAGGAGGGCCTTGCTCCCTTGGGCTTCCCGGCCTTGGAGCTTGGGGAAAAGCTCTACTTTTTTAACCGCTTTCCCCTGGATCCTGGCCTCACCCAAAGCCTGGCCCAGAGCCTCGGCCTTCGGGTCGTCACCGGCCTCACCCGGGACCTGGTTTCAGAAGGCCTCGAGGAGGCCCTGGCCTTGGCCAGCCGGTGGAACGCCGCCTTGGAGAACATGGAGGGGGCGGCCTTCGCCCGGGCCTGCCTCGCCCTCGGCATCCGGGGGGCGGAGCTTCGGGCCATCTCCAACCCCGCCGGCGTCCGGGACAAGGGGGCCTGGCGGGTGAAGGAGGCGGTGGCGGCCCTGGAGGAGGCCCTGGCCCGCCTCTTGGAAGGATAA
- a CDS encoding glycerol-3-phosphate acyltransferase: MTAFLLPLAYAVGALPLGYWLARRRGVDLRTASPYTLGLENAVRRLGIGFTLLAFALDFLKGYLPLLLGRALGLSLAELLLLAMAAYLGHLYPLFLRDPWPLRAKGAGVLLGIVAGLPLPPALGMVPVALGLALYALTGYASLGALGLPLGLVLAGFLGGWGGVERLLAWGLLLLALWRYKENLGRILEGTEPKLGNPLPLPSEKQVVCAFLIHPLTLEDFWQSPRFRWLRPLVRLGLLRKEWIEGLAERFRPMKVGEVRGVKTADGREVLCHLISAPLLPHQIKGKPELAVRRAIQGARLAQELGATVVGLGAFWSVVGEKGKRVQEAVPGIQVTNGGAYTAGTVKAAIPQILAHFAQSGKDLKATTAAVVGANGVVAFGIARQIAPLVGRLILVGRDLERLGRAAETLRKNLERKGEAPEIQVSTEVGAIREADLVFTATSDPNPVIYPEHVKPGAWIYDEGVPPDVHPSVREVPGVRVIPGGVVRLPGEAWATLDLHFGARDQVPACLAETMILAAEEAFDRKSLGGELKGENIQFFVERAEALGFRVVD, from the coding sequence ATGACCGCCTTCTTGCTTCCCTTGGCATACGCGGTGGGGGCGCTTCCTTTGGGGTACTGGCTCGCCCGGCGGCGGGGGGTAGACCTGCGCACGGCAAGCCCCTACACCTTGGGTCTGGAAAACGCCGTTAGGCGCCTAGGTATAGGGTTTACCCTCCTGGCCTTTGCCCTGGACTTCTTGAAGGGGTACCTCCCCCTCCTCTTGGGGCGCGCCCTCGGGCTTTCCCTGGCGGAGCTTCTCCTTCTGGCGATGGCGGCCTACCTGGGCCACCTCTACCCCCTTTTCCTGCGCGACCCTTGGCCGCTTCGGGCCAAGGGGGCCGGGGTCCTCTTGGGCATCGTGGCGGGGCTTCCCTTGCCCCCCGCCTTGGGGATGGTGCCCGTGGCCCTGGGGCTTGCCCTTTACGCCCTCACGGGCTACGCCTCCTTGGGGGCTTTGGGGCTTCCCTTGGGCCTCGTCTTGGCGGGGTTCCTCGGGGGGTGGGGCGGGGTGGAAAGGCTTCTCGCCTGGGGGCTCCTTCTCCTCGCCCTTTGGCGCTACAAGGAGAACCTGGGCCGGATCCTCGAGGGCACCGAGCCCAAGCTGGGAAACCCCTTGCCCCTCCCCTCGGAAAAGCAGGTGGTCTGCGCCTTCCTCATCCACCCCCTTACCCTAGAGGATTTTTGGCAAAGCCCCCGGTTCCGCTGGCTTAGGCCCTTGGTGCGCCTGGGGCTTCTGCGAAAGGAGTGGATAGAGGGGCTTGCGGAGCGCTTCCGCCCCATGAAGGTGGGGGAGGTGCGCGGGGTGAAGACGGCGGACGGGCGGGAGGTGCTCTGCCACCTGATCTCCGCCCCCCTCCTGCCCCACCAGATCAAGGGGAAGCCCGAGCTTGCCGTGAGGCGGGCCATCCAGGGGGCGAGGCTCGCCCAGGAGCTTGGGGCCACGGTGGTGGGCCTGGGGGCCTTTTGGAGCGTGGTGGGGGAGAAGGGGAAGAGGGTGCAGGAGGCGGTGCCGGGGATCCAGGTGACCAACGGCGGCGCCTACACCGCTGGCACGGTAAAGGCGGCCATCCCCCAGATCCTCGCCCACTTCGCCCAAAGCGGCAAGGACCTAAAGGCCACCACCGCCGCCGTGGTGGGGGCCAACGGGGTGGTGGCCTTCGGCATCGCCCGGCAGATCGCCCCCCTGGTGGGCCGGCTCATCCTGGTGGGGCGGGACCTGGAACGGCTTGGGCGGGCGGCGGAAACCTTGAGGAAAAACCTGGAGCGGAAAGGGGAAGCCCCCGAGATCCAGGTGAGCACCGAGGTGGGGGCCATCCGGGAGGCGGACCTCGTCTTCACCGCCACCAGCGACCCCAACCCCGTCATCTACCCCGAGCACGTGAAGCCCGGGGCCTGGATCTACGATGAGGGGGTGCCCCCGGACGTCCACCCCTCCGTGAGGGAGGTGCCGGGGGTGCGGGTCATCCCCGGGGGGGTGGTGCGGCTTCCCGGGGAGGCTTGGGCCACCCTGGACCTCCACTTTGGCGCCCGGGACCAGGTCCCCGCCTGCCTGGCGGAAACCATGATCCTGGCGGCGGAGGAGGCCTTTGACCGCAAGAGCCTGGGGGGAGAGCTCAAAGGGGAAAACATCCAGTTCTTCGTGGAGCGGGCGGAGGCCTTGGGCTTCCGGGTGGTGGACTAG
- a CDS encoding COG2426 family protein, with protein MPPELYVVLVAALPVVELRGAIPLGVALGLPPWEAFLLSLLGNLLVAPVALALLPWAVGLITRHPFFARLWRALEARVRLKGEEQVQRLGALGLFLFVAVPLPGTGAWSGAVLAVVLGLRRRYAFLAISLGVLAAGLIVLLLTGGAVAGLNYLR; from the coding sequence ATGCCGCCTGAGCTTTACGTGGTCTTGGTGGCCGCCCTGCCCGTGGTGGAGCTAAGGGGGGCGATCCCCTTGGGGGTAGCCTTGGGGCTTCCCCCGTGGGAGGCTTTTCTCTTGAGCCTTCTCGGCAACCTCTTGGTGGCCCCCGTGGCCCTGGCCCTCCTGCCCTGGGCGGTGGGCCTAATCACCCGCCACCCCTTCTTTGCCCGGCTCTGGCGGGCCCTCGAGGCCCGGGTTCGGCTAAAGGGGGAAGAGCAGGTGCAAAGGCTCGGCGCTTTGGGCCTTTTCCTCTTCGTGGCCGTGCCCCTTCCCGGCACCGGGGCCTGGAGCGGGGCGGTCCTCGCCGTGGTGCTCGGGCTTAGGCGGCGCTACGCCTTCTTGGCCATTTCCTTGGGGGTCCTGGCCGCAGGGCTTATCGTCCTCCTCCTCACCGGGGGAGCGGTGGCCGGGCTAAACTACCTGCGATGA
- the rplT gene encoding 50S ribosomal protein L20: MPRAKTGVVRRRKHKKILKLAKGYWGLRSKSVRKARETLFAAGNYAYAHRKRKKRDFRKLWIVRINAACRQHGLNYSSFIHGLKKAGVELDRKVLADLAVREPQAFAELVERAKAARASA, translated from the coding sequence ATGCCGCGCGCCAAAACCGGGGTTGTCCGCCGCAGGAAGCACAAGAAGATTCTGAAGCTCGCCAAGGGCTACTGGGGCCTTCGCTCCAAGAGCGTGCGCAAGGCCCGGGAAACCCTCTTCGCCGCTGGGAACTACGCCTACGCCCACCGCAAGCGGAAGAAGCGGGATTTCCGCAAGCTCTGGATCGTGCGCATCAACGCCGCTTGCCGCCAGCACGGGCTCAACTACTCCTCCTTCATCCACGGCCTGAAGAAGGCGGGGGTGGAGCTGGACCGCAAGGTCTTGGCGGATCTGGCGGTGCGGGAGCCCCAGGCCTTTGCCGAGCTCGTGGAAAGGGCCAAGGCCGCCCGGGCCTCGGCCTAA
- the rpmI gene encoding 50S ribosomal protein L35, with translation MPKMKTHKGAKKRVKVTASGKVVAMKTGKRHLNWHKSGKEIRQKGRKFTLAKPEAERIKLLLPYA, from the coding sequence ATGCCGAAGATGAAGACCCATAAGGGCGCCAAGAAGCGGGTAAAGGTGACCGCTTCGGGCAAGGTGGTGGCCATGAAGACGGGCAAGCGGCACCTCAACTGGCACAAGTCCGGTAAGGAGATCCGGCAGAAGGGGCGGAAGTTCACCCTGGCCAAGCCCGAGGCGGAGCGGATCAAGCTCCTTCTCCCCTACGCGTAA
- the infC gene encoding translation initiation factor IF-3: MKEYLVNERIRAKQVRVIGPDGQQLGIMDTREALRLAEEQDLDLVLVGPTADPPVARIMDYSKWRYEQQVAEKEARKKAKRTEVKSIKFRVKIDDHDYQTKLNHIKRFLEEGHKVKVTIMFRGREMSHPELGERLLNRVAEDLKGLAVVEMKPELLGRDMNMLLAPAKVSA, encoded by the coding sequence ATAAAGGAGTACCTGGTAAACGAACGCATCCGCGCCAAACAGGTGAGGGTCATCGGACCCGATGGGCAACAGCTCGGCATCATGGACACGCGGGAGGCCCTGCGCCTTGCAGAGGAGCAGGACCTGGACCTGGTCCTGGTGGGCCCCACCGCCGACCCGCCCGTGGCCCGCATCATGGACTACTCCAAGTGGCGCTACGAGCAGCAGGTGGCGGAGAAGGAGGCCCGGAAGAAGGCCAAGCGCACCGAGGTCAAGTCCATCAAGTTCCGGGTCAAGATTGACGACCACGACTATCAGACCAAGCTCAACCATATCAAGCGCTTCCTGGAGGAGGGGCACAAGGTCAAGGTCACCATCATGTTCCGGGGGCGGGAGATGAGCCACCCCGAGCTTGGGGAAAGGCTTTTGAACCGCGTGGCCGAGGACCTCAAGGGCCTTGCCGTGGTGGAGATGAAGCCCGAGCTCTTGGGCCGGGACATGAACATGCTCCTGGCCCCCGCCAAGGTGTCCGCCTAG
- a CDS encoding enoyl-CoA hydratase/isomerase family protein, whose product MVQVERGRVYRLYLNDPERRNPLSPAMVEGLLKALGEAEEDPEAKAVVLTGKGQAFSAGADLAFLERVTEMGAEENYRHSLSLMRLFHRLYTFPKPTVAAVNGPAVAGGAGLATACDLVVMDEGAKLGYTEVKIGFVAALVSVILVRAVGEKVAKDLLLTGRLVGAEEARALGLANRISPPGKALEEAVALAEEVAQNAPTSLRLTKELLLALPGMGLEDGFRLAALANAWVRETGDLKEGIRAFFEKRKPRFS is encoded by the coding sequence ATGGTCCAGGTGGAACGCGGGCGGGTCTACCGCCTTTACCTCAATGACCCCGAGCGGCGAAACCCCCTCTCCCCCGCCATGGTGGAGGGCCTCCTGAAGGCCCTAGGGGAAGCGGAGGAAGACCCCGAGGCCAAGGCGGTGGTCCTCACCGGGAAAGGCCAGGCCTTTAGCGCTGGGGCGGACCTGGCTTTTCTGGAAAGGGTCACGGAGATGGGGGCGGAGGAAAACTACCGCCACTCCCTTTCCCTCATGCGCCTCTTTCACCGCCTCTACACCTTCCCCAAGCCCACGGTGGCGGCGGTGAACGGCCCGGCGGTGGCGGGCGGGGCCGGGCTTGCCACCGCCTGCGACCTCGTGGTCATGGACGAGGGGGCCAAGCTGGGCTACACCGAGGTCAAGATCGGCTTCGTGGCCGCCCTGGTTTCCGTGATCCTGGTGCGGGCCGTGGGGGAAAAGGTGGCGAAGGACCTCCTCCTCACGGGGCGCCTCGTGGGGGCGGAAGAGGCCCGGGCCCTAGGGCTCGCAAACCGCATAAGCCCTCCCGGGAAGGCCCTGGAGGAGGCGGTGGCCCTGGCGGAGGAGGTGGCGCAAAACGCCCCCACCTCCTTGCGCCTCACCAAGGAGCTTTTGCTCGCCCTGCCGGGGATGGGCCTCGAGGACGGCTTCCGCCTCGCCGCCTTGGCCAACGCCTGGGTGCGGGAAACCGGGGATCTCAAGGAGGGCATCCGCGCCTTTTTTGAGAAGAGAAAGCCCCGCTTCTCGTAG
- a CDS encoding glutamine--tRNA ligase/YqeY domain fusion protein — protein MGLVPECFITEIVERDLKEGKYPKLLTRFPPEPNGYLHIGHARSILLNFGLALDYGGECNLRYDDTNPETEKEEYARAIEEDVRWLGFTPNRILYASDYFETMYECALVLIREGKAYVDDLSEEEMSALRAEGKPSPYRERSVEENLELFERMRRGEFPTGSRVLRAKIDPAHPNFKLRDPVLYRIVHAPHYHAGDRWVIYPMYDYAHPLEDFIEGVTHSLCTLEFENNRAVYDWVIENLKGKCGLPLAPRPHQYEFARLDLSHTVLSKRKLIRLVEGGYVSGWDDPRLPTLRALRRRGVRPEAILEFVRRTGISRNEALIEMDLFEEVVRDDLNPIAPRVLGVVEPLKVLLTNYQGEEWLEAPYWPRDIPKEGTRPLPFSPELYIERTDFALNPPKGWKRFAPGQRVRLRHAYVIELEDVVEEGGEVKLLKARIVPGTLGANPEDGVKPKGVIHWVSARHALPVEFRLYNRLFLTKDPEEGGDFLKNLNPEALVVRHGFVEPSLAQNPKDTRYQLERLGYFWQDPVDSRPGALVLNRIVPLKEGYKA, from the coding sequence ATGGGCCTCGTCCCCGAGTGCTTCATCACCGAGATCGTGGAGCGGGACCTCAAGGAGGGAAAGTACCCTAAGCTCCTCACCCGCTTTCCCCCCGAACCCAACGGCTACCTGCACATCGGCCACGCCCGGAGCATCCTCCTCAACTTCGGCCTCGCCCTGGACTATGGTGGGGAGTGCAACCTCCGCTACGACGACACCAACCCGGAAACGGAGAAGGAGGAGTACGCCCGGGCCATTGAGGAGGACGTGCGCTGGCTCGGGTTCACGCCGAACCGCATCCTCTACGCCTCGGACTACTTTGAAACGATGTACGAATGCGCCCTGGTCCTCATCCGAGAGGGCAAGGCCTACGTGGACGACCTTTCCGAGGAGGAGATGAGCGCCCTCAGGGCCGAGGGCAAGCCGAGCCCCTACCGGGAGCGGAGCGTGGAGGAGAACCTGGAGCTCTTTGAGAGGATGCGCCGGGGGGAGTTCCCCACGGGAAGCCGGGTCCTGAGGGCCAAGATTGACCCCGCCCATCCCAACTTCAAGCTCCGGGACCCGGTGCTTTACCGCATCGTCCACGCCCCCCACTACCACGCCGGGGACCGGTGGGTCATCTACCCCATGTACGACTACGCCCACCCCCTCGAGGACTTCATTGAGGGCGTGACCCACTCCCTCTGCACCCTGGAGTTTGAGAACAACCGGGCGGTCTACGACTGGGTCATTGAGAACCTCAAGGGGAAGTGCGGCCTGCCCCTCGCCCCCAGGCCCCACCAGTACGAGTTCGCCCGGCTGGACCTGAGCCACACGGTCCTCTCCAAGCGCAAGCTCATCCGGCTGGTGGAGGGGGGGTACGTTTCGGGCTGGGACGACCCCAGGCTTCCCACCTTAAGGGCGCTTAGGCGGCGGGGGGTGCGGCCCGAGGCCATCCTGGAGTTCGTTCGCCGCACGGGGATTTCCCGCAACGAGGCCCTCATTGAGATGGACCTCTTTGAGGAGGTGGTGCGGGACGACTTGAACCCCATCGCCCCCCGGGTCCTGGGGGTGGTGGAGCCCCTAAAGGTCCTCCTCACCAACTACCAGGGGGAGGAGTGGCTCGAGGCCCCCTACTGGCCCCGGGACATCCCCAAGGAGGGTACCCGTCCCCTGCCCTTTTCCCCCGAGCTTTACATTGAGCGCACGGACTTTGCCCTCAACCCCCCCAAGGGCTGGAAGCGGTTCGCCCCCGGGCAGCGGGTGCGCCTCCGCCACGCCTACGTGATAGAGCTGGAGGACGTGGTGGAGGAAGGGGGCGAGGTGAAGCTCCTCAAGGCCCGCATCGTCCCCGGGACCCTGGGGGCCAACCCGGAGGACGGGGTCAAGCCCAAGGGGGTGATCCACTGGGTTTCCGCCCGCCACGCCCTGCCCGTGGAGTTCCGCCTCTACAACCGCCTCTTCCTCACCAAGGACCCGGAGGAGGGCGGGGACTTCCTGAAGAACCTGAACCCCGAGGCCCTGGTGGTCAGGCATGGCTTCGTGGAGCCGAGCCTCGCCCAAAACCCCAAGGACACCCGCTACCAGTTGGAGCGGCTGGGCTACTTCTGGCAAGACCCTGTGGACTCGAGGCCCGGGGCCCTGGTCCTAAACCGCATCGTCCCCCTCAAGGAGGGGTACAAGGCCTAA
- a CDS encoding DUF3234 domain-containing protein → MEPELSGVWYVLEGEPGEHLVVEALGQRLSGIWTRRELAEAFLAHHPHLGMRVSPLESRALKEAFLRALGMLKVEAVMVDYRPGVHRAQVAKVAELLEEVRRA, encoded by the coding sequence GTGGAGCCCGAGCTTTCCGGGGTCTGGTACGTGTTGGAAGGGGAGCCGGGGGAGCACCTGGTGGTGGAGGCCCTGGGCCAGAGGCTTTCCGGCATCTGGACGCGCCGGGAACTGGCCGAGGCCTTTCTCGCCCACCATCCGCATCTGGGCATGCGGGTGAGCCCTTTGGAAAGCAGGGCCCTAAAGGAGGCCTTCCTCAGGGCCTTGGGGATGCTCAAGGTGGAGGCGGTCATGGTGGACTACCGGCCCGGGGTGCACCGGGCCCAGGTGGCCAAGGTGGCGGAGCTCTTAGAGGAGGTGCGGCGTGCGTAG